The following proteins come from a genomic window of bacterium:
- a CDS encoding FtsW/RodA/SpoVE family cell cycle protein, with product MPRLTFAKPDSFFIAILVSLTLAGFFIFISASLGLLARGGAPFGAAIVKQLLLGIVVGGGCSLAATYTPYERWRRYSPWLFLAALIITALVFVPGVGFEHGGARRWIAVGPLSFQPAEFLKFAFVLYAAAWLAALDERGRKTAFAMLPVFLMLAAVGTLLIAQPNTSTLVVIIVAVAGMCIVAGVRARDLAALAGVAAVGIIALIMLRPYLYERIQTFLDPSRDALGASYQIQQSLIAVGSGGVFGRGFGQSVQKFEYLPEPIGDSIFAVAAEEFGFIGALILILLFLALALRGFRIAAHAPDNFGSLVVTGFIILIVSQSFMNIGAMLAVLPLTGTPLIFVSKGGTALLFALAEAGIIVNVSRRARG from the coding sequence ATGCCCCGTCTCACCTTCGCCAAACCCGACTCTTTTTTCATCGCGATTCTTGTCTCGCTTACGCTCGCGGGCTTTTTCATATTTATTTCGGCTTCCCTCGGGCTTCTCGCGCGAGGAGGTGCTCCATTTGGAGCGGCGATAGTAAAGCAGCTTCTGCTCGGCATCGTAGTTGGTGGTGGGTGTTCTCTCGCCGCCACATACACCCCCTACGAGCGTTGGCGCAGATACTCCCCCTGGCTTTTTTTGGCCGCGCTTATTATCACCGCCCTCGTGTTTGTGCCCGGCGTCGGCTTTGAGCACGGCGGCGCACGGCGATGGATCGCCGTCGGCCCGCTGTCTTTTCAACCGGCAGAATTTTTGAAGTTCGCGTTCGTGCTCTACGCTGCGGCGTGGCTCGCCGCCCTCGACGAGCGGGGCAGGAAAACGGCCTTTGCTATGCTGCCGGTCTTTCTTATGCTCGCGGCGGTGGGAACGCTGCTCATTGCACAGCCGAATACGAGCACGCTCGTCGTTATCATCGTTGCGGTTGCAGGAATGTGTATCGTTGCCGGTGTGCGCGCGCGTGACCTTGCGGCGCTTGCGGGTGTCGCGGCTGTAGGTATTATCGCGCTCATCATGCTGCGCCCCTATCTCTACGAGAGAATTCAGACGTTCCTTGATCCGTCCCGCGACGCGCTCGGCGCAAGCTATCAGATTCAACAGTCCCTGATCGCGGTCGGGAGCGGCGGCGTCTTTGGCCGCGGCTTCGGGCAGAGCGTGCAAAAATTTGAGTATCTCCCCGAACCGATCGGCGATTCCATCTTTGCGGTCGCAGCCGAGGAGTTCGGTTTTATCGGCGCGCTCATTTTGATTCTACTTTTCCTCGCTCTCGCCCTGCGCGGATTTCGAATCGCGGCGCATGCACCGGACAATTTTGGCTCCCTCGTCGTTACCGGCTTCATCATCCTCATCGTTTCGCAGTCATTTATGAATATCGGCGCCATGCTCGCCGTCTTGCCGCTCACCGGCACGCCGCTTATTTTCGTTTCAAAGGGCGGTACCGCCCTCTTGTTCGCGCTCGCCGAAGCAGGCATAATTGTTAATGTGTCGAGACGTGCGAGAGGGTAG
- a CDS encoding UDP-N-acetylglucosamine--N-acetylmuramyl-(pentapeptide) pyrophosphoryl-undecaprenol N-acetylglucosamine transferase yields MKILFTGGGTGGHFYPIVAIAEEIDRLVEERKLVGVEKHYMAAESYDAGLLLERDITFHHVSAGKVRAYFSPLNFLDIFKTTAGLLRAIVRLYFLFPDIIFGKGGSESFPALFAARVLGIPVMIHESDTVPGRVNRWAAKFALRIGLGFPEAAAHFKTIDKKKIAHTGIPVRRELFHPEREGAQEFLHLEAGIPVLLVLGGSQGAMALNERVLDALPRLVEHYQVIHQTGTANIEECTRLAALVLEGSEQRTRYHPFGFFKTLALKQAAGAADLLLCRAGATTIAEAALWGLPAIVVPLPRAKGDHQRENAFAYARTGAAVVIEEANLTSTILLQETDRLMGNVTERERMRNAARAFARPDAASLIADELLRLGLKHEG; encoded by the coding sequence ATGAAAATTTTATTCACCGGCGGCGGTACTGGCGGGCACTTTTATCCCATTGTAGCTATTGCGGAGGAGATAGACCGTCTCGTCGAAGAGCGCAAGCTCGTCGGCGTCGAGAAGCACTACATGGCTGCGGAGTCCTATGACGCAGGCCTCCTCCTCGAGCGTGATATCACTTTTCACCACGTGAGTGCGGGCAAAGTGCGGGCGTACTTTTCGCCTCTCAATTTCCTCGACATTTTTAAGACTACTGCTGGGCTGCTTCGGGCGATCGTGCGGCTCTACTTTCTTTTTCCCGACATTATCTTCGGCAAAGGAGGCAGCGAGAGCTTCCCCGCGCTTTTTGCGGCGCGTGTTCTTGGTATTCCAGTGATGATTCACGAATCCGATACCGTGCCGGGAAGGGTCAACCGCTGGGCAGCGAAGTTCGCGCTTCGCATCGGACTCGGCTTTCCCGAGGCAGCAGCGCATTTCAAAACGATAGATAAGAAAAAAATCGCGCACACCGGCATCCCGGTGCGGCGCGAGCTCTTTCACCCCGAGCGCGAGGGCGCACAGGAGTTTCTGCACCTTGAAGCCGGTATTCCTGTGCTTCTCGTCCTCGGTGGCTCGCAGGGCGCTATGGCGCTGAATGAGCGCGTACTCGACGCCCTGCCGCGTCTTGTCGAGCACTATCAGGTGATCCATCAGACGGGCACGGCAAACATTGAAGAGTGTACGCGCCTTGCCGCGCTTGTGCTTGAGGGAAGCGAGCAGAGGACGCGCTATCATCCATTCGGCTTTTTCAAAACGCTTGCGCTGAAACAGGCCGCCGGGGCAGCCGATCTCCTGCTCTGCCGCGCTGGCGCGACAACGATTGCAGAGGCGGCGCTCTGGGGCCTGCCTGCGATCGTCGTGCCGCTCCCGAGAGCCAAAGGCGACCATCAGCGCGAGAATGCCTTTGCCTATGCCCGCACCGGCGCTGCGGTCGTGATCGAGGAGGCGAATCTAACCAGCACGATTCTCCTTCAGGAAACTGACCGACTGATGGGCAATGTCACCGAACGTGAACGCATGCGGAATGCTGCGCGTGCCTTCGCCCGTCCCGACGCCGCCTCGCTCATCGCGGACGAGCTCCTCCGCCTTGGCCTCAAGCACGAAGGGTAA
- a CDS encoding HD domain-containing protein yields the protein MPSVKDITSLIREPSKDDVALIEKAYGFAERSHEGHLRFSGEPYFTHVFAVAKTLAEFGMGAKTIAAGLLHDVIEDTPATAEDVRAEFGDEILSLVEGVTKLGTLKYRGLTRHVESLRKLFVAVARDIRVLIIKFADRLHNMQTLEHVPAHKRRRIAEETLEIYAPLAYRLGMRALNRDLEDLAFPFVYPKEYEHVTALLKEKDAETAAHLRGVHRTLQKNLALDGIREAQTSFRLKGLYSLFRKLERKDMDINKVYDISALRIIVPTVEDCYRALGIVHKTWRPLPGRIKDYIAFPKPNGYRSLHTTIFTGGGGVVEIQIRTEEMHRRAEYGIASHFLYKEGGDSRSLLTHLAWIGQRLSYRYWFQNARANEPSLAVASPATPEWLRELAEAQADVSDPKEFLEHLRADFFSHRVFVFTPQGDVVDLPLGAGPLDFAYAIHSEIGDHASGVKVNGKLVSLDTALHNGDIVEIETREFARPTRKWLAFVKTGLAKRKIRAALGHHASS from the coding sequence ATGCCATCTGTCAAGGACATAACTTCCCTCATACGCGAACCGTCGAAAGACGACGTCGCGCTCATTGAGAAGGCCTACGGGTTTGCGGAGCGCTCGCATGAGGGACATCTGCGTTTCTCTGGCGAGCCGTACTTCACGCATGTCTTTGCCGTGGCAAAGACACTCGCCGAGTTCGGCATGGGCGCGAAGACGATCGCCGCGGGGCTCCTCCACGACGTGATCGAGGACACGCCGGCGACCGCTGAGGATGTACGCGCGGAATTTGGCGACGAGATACTCTCGCTCGTTGAAGGGGTCACGAAGCTCGGGACCCTCAAATACCGCGGCCTGACGCGCCACGTCGAGAGCCTGCGCAAGCTCTTTGTCGCGGTCGCGCGCGATATCCGCGTCCTCATCATCAAGTTCGCGGATCGCCTGCACAACATGCAAACGCTCGAGCATGTGCCGGCACACAAACGCCGACGCATCGCCGAGGAGACGCTCGAGATCTACGCGCCGCTCGCTTACCGCCTCGGCATGCGGGCGCTGAACCGCGACCTCGAGGACCTCGCCTTTCCCTTCGTCTACCCGAAAGAGTACGAGCACGTAACGGCGCTGCTCAAGGAAAAAGACGCCGAAACCGCAGCACACCTCAGAGGGGTGCATCGGACGCTCCAAAAAAATCTCGCGCTCGATGGCATCCGCGAGGCACAGACGTCATTCCGGCTGAAGGGGCTCTATTCCCTCTTTCGCAAGCTCGAGCGCAAAGACATGGATATCAACAAAGTGTACGACATCTCAGCGCTCCGGATCATCGTACCCACGGTTGAGGACTGCTACCGCGCGCTCGGGATTGTCCACAAAACATGGCGGCCGCTCCCGGGGCGCATCAAAGACTACATCGCGTTCCCGAAGCCGAACGGCTATCGCTCACTCCACACCACGATCTTCACAGGGGGCGGCGGCGTTGTCGAGATTCAAATCCGCACCGAGGAGATGCATCGGAGAGCGGAATACGGGATCGCCTCGCACTTTCTCTACAAGGAAGGCGGCGACAGCCGCTCGCTTCTCACGCATCTCGCGTGGATCGGACAGCGCCTCTCATACCGCTACTGGTTCCAAAACGCGCGCGCGAACGAACCGTCGCTCGCCGTAGCGAGCCCCGCGACCCCTGAGTGGCTCCGCGAGCTCGCGGAGGCGCAAGCCGACGTCAGCGACCCGAAAGAATTTCTCGAGCACCTCCGAGCCGATTTCTTCAGTCACCGCGTGTTCGTCTTCACGCCGCAGGGCGACGTGGTTGATCTGCCGCTTGGCGCCGGGCCCCTTGACTTCGCCTATGCAATTCACTCTGAAATCGGAGACCACGCCTCGGGCGTCAAAGTAAATGGTAAGCTTGTCTCACTTGACACCGCACTTCACAACGGCGACATCGTCGAGATCGAGACCCGAGAATTCGCCCGGCCGACGCGGAAGTGGCTCGCCTTTGTGAAAACCGGCCTCGCCAAGCGCAAAATCCGCGCGGCGCTGGGGCACCATGCGAGCTCGTAG
- the dnaE gene encoding DNA polymerase III subunit alpha: MPAPFIHLHTHSHYSLLDGLSKIPDLVARAARYKMPALALTDHGNLYGAIEFYKECKQHDINPIIGVEAYVAARSRTDKEPRIDNHRFHLTLLAKNIAGYKNLLLLVTKANLEGLYYKPRVDKELLATHRDGLITLSGCMAGELARTLTNRGVEDAERVAREYRDIFGPENYFIEIMHHPGVAGQQKLTQELVSLAHKLEIPLVLTQDSHYLDRDDKRAHQTLLAVQTQNDVGESDLFRGEEDFSFISTEDAYRAFAALPEAVENTSRIAERCAIELELGKLSFPSFTPEGNMAPYAALRAMTIKGLHERNLDLNREALERIEYELNIIDTKGYTSYILVVADLLRFAHQNGILTTTRGSAAGSMVGFLTGITNVDPIALQLPFERFLNPQRPSPPDIDMDFADNRRDEVIDYARKKYGETQVAQIGTFGTMLARGVVRDVARALGKPYALGDKIARAVPMGSQGFPMTIDRAFEMEPDLKKMYTDDAEAREVIDLGKKLEGCVRHVSVHAAGVVISPTPLTDYVPLQRDPKGGKIITQYDMYAVEDAGLPKFDFLGIRNLSILADSVDQTKKMNGAAIDIENLPLDDAKTYRMLARGETVGLFQLSGEAMTHYLIDLKPSTIHDINAMVALYRPGPMANIPEYIARKRGKKPVTYYHPKMQTFLERSLGILVYQEDLLFTAIELAGYNWESVDRFRKAVGKKIPEEMAKQHVIFVEGCMKHSEMTRESAEGLWKLFEPFQGYGFNRAHAASYGKVAYQTAYMKANFPVEYMSAVLTAESGDVEKVAEIIAECKRMGIAVLPPDVNESFGGFTIVDPSLERGKIRFGLYTIKNFGEGIADSIIAARERGGGYKTLQDFLERVRDRTLNHKSLEALICCGAMDALGERGVMRANIEHLLTYNRDHERASTSQGSLFSLMKDISSVPQLRLVDAPSAAPDERLRWEKELLGLYVSGHPLDRYRERLERRGTDIRRMKTELREGMLAVAAGLVENTKQVFTKNGEKMLFATIADLSGSIEVVFFPRTLTECREHLEPERCIAIKGRMSNRNGTVSMIAEAVKAL; encoded by the coding sequence ATGCCCGCTCCTTTTATCCACCTCCACACCCACAGTCACTACTCGCTCCTCGATGGACTATCGAAAATCCCCGACCTTGTAGCACGCGCAGCACGCTACAAAATGCCCGCGCTCGCGCTTACTGACCATGGCAATCTGTATGGCGCAATCGAATTTTATAAAGAATGCAAGCAACACGACATCAATCCGATTATCGGCGTCGAGGCATATGTGGCCGCGCGCAGCCGCACTGATAAAGAGCCGCGCATTGACAACCACCGTTTTCACCTCACGCTTCTCGCAAAAAATATCGCTGGTTACAAAAATCTCCTCCTGCTCGTTACGAAAGCGAATCTCGAGGGGCTTTACTACAAACCGCGCGTGGACAAAGAGCTTCTTGCCACGCACCGCGATGGACTCATCACGCTCTCAGGGTGCATGGCGGGCGAGCTCGCACGTACCCTCACGAACCGCGGAGTAGAGGATGCGGAGCGGGTTGCGCGCGAGTACCGCGACATTTTCGGGCCAGAAAATTACTTCATCGAAATCATGCACCATCCCGGAGTTGCAGGACAGCAGAAGTTGACACAGGAACTCGTCTCCCTTGCGCATAAGCTCGAGATCCCGCTCGTCCTAACCCAGGACTCCCACTACCTCGACCGCGACGACAAACGTGCGCACCAGACGCTGCTTGCCGTCCAAACGCAGAACGATGTCGGCGAAAGCGACCTCTTCCGCGGCGAGGAGGACTTTTCGTTCATAAGTACCGAAGACGCGTATCGCGCGTTCGCTGCTCTGCCTGAGGCGGTGGAGAACACATCGAGAATTGCCGAGCGGTGTGCCATCGAACTTGAGCTCGGCAAGCTCTCATTTCCATCCTTTACACCAGAGGGAAACATGGCCCCGTACGCCGCACTTCGTGCCATGACCATCAAAGGACTGCACGAGCGTAATCTCGATCTGAACCGCGAGGCCCTCGAGCGTATCGAATACGAACTAAACATCATTGACACCAAGGGCTACACCTCCTACATTCTCGTTGTTGCCGATCTGCTTCGCTTCGCTCATCAAAACGGCATCCTCACCACAACGCGCGGGTCGGCGGCCGGATCTATGGTCGGGTTCCTCACCGGCATCACGAACGTCGATCCGATCGCCTTGCAACTCCCCTTTGAACGATTCCTCAACCCACAGCGGCCATCACCGCCGGATATTGACATGGATTTCGCCGACAACCGCCGCGACGAAGTCATCGACTACGCCAGGAAAAAGTACGGCGAGACACAGGTGGCACAAATCGGCACCTTCGGCACCATGCTCGCGCGTGGAGTCGTTCGCGACGTTGCGCGCGCGCTCGGCAAACCCTATGCCTTGGGCGACAAGATCGCGCGAGCAGTCCCCATGGGCTCGCAGGGCTTTCCCATGACGATTGATCGAGCGTTTGAGATGGAGCCGGATCTCAAAAAAATGTACACGGACGACGCGGAGGCACGGGAAGTCATTGATCTCGGGAAAAAACTCGAGGGCTGTGTGCGGCATGTGAGTGTTCATGCTGCCGGTGTCGTCATCTCTCCGACACCGTTAACCGATTATGTCCCCCTCCAGCGTGATCCTAAGGGAGGCAAAATCATTACGCAATACGACATGTATGCGGTCGAGGATGCGGGCCTTCCGAAGTTTGACTTTCTCGGCATTAGAAATCTCTCGATACTTGCTGACTCCGTCGACCAGACAAAAAAAATGAATGGCGCCGCCATCGATATAGAAAACCTGCCACTTGATGACGCAAAAACTTACCGTATGCTCGCACGTGGAGAAACCGTGGGCCTCTTCCAACTCTCCGGAGAAGCCATGACCCACTATCTTATAGACCTCAAACCCTCGACAATCCATGACATCAACGCCATGGTCGCGCTCTATCGCCCGGGTCCGATGGCGAACATTCCGGAATACATAGCCCGCAAGCGCGGGAAAAAGCCGGTTACGTACTACCACCCAAAAATGCAAACCTTTCTTGAACGCTCACTCGGCATTCTCGTCTACCAAGAGGACCTCCTGTTTACCGCGATCGAACTTGCTGGCTACAATTGGGAGTCTGTCGACCGATTTCGAAAAGCGGTCGGTAAAAAAATTCCGGAGGAAATGGCGAAGCAGCATGTGATATTCGTCGAGGGTTGCATGAAGCACTCCGAAATGACGCGAGAGAGTGCCGAAGGCCTGTGGAAGCTCTTCGAGCCGTTCCAGGGATACGGATTTAATCGCGCCCATGCGGCAAGTTACGGGAAAGTCGCCTACCAGACCGCCTACATGAAAGCGAACTTTCCTGTCGAGTACATGAGCGCGGTGCTCACCGCAGAATCCGGCGACGTTGAAAAGGTCGCCGAGATCATTGCCGAGTGCAAACGTATGGGGATCGCGGTGCTGCCGCCGGATGTCAATGAGAGCTTTGGCGGTTTTACGATCGTCGATCCATCGCTTGAGAGAGGTAAAATCCGCTTTGGCCTCTATACGATTAAAAACTTTGGCGAGGGGATCGCCGACTCGATCATCGCCGCGCGAGAGCGCGGCGGCGGGTACAAAACACTCCAAGACTTCCTCGAGCGCGTGCGTGACCGAACGCTCAATCATAAATCGCTCGAAGCCCTGATCTGCTGCGGGGCGATGGATGCGCTCGGCGAGCGTGGCGTGATGCGTGCCAATATCGAGCACCTGCTCACCTACAATCGCGACCATGAGCGCGCGAGCACCTCGCAGGGATCACTATTTTCACTCATGAAGGACATCTCATCGGTGCCGCAGCTGCGGCTCGTGGACGCGCCGAGCGCAGCTCCCGACGAGCGCCTGCGCTGGGAAAAAGAGCTCCTCGGCCTCTATGTCTCGGGGCATCCGCTTGATCGCTACCGCGAGCGACTCGAGCGTCGTGGCACTGACATCCGTCGCATGAAGACGGAGCTCCGCGAGGGTATGCTCGCGGTTGCTGCCGGACTCGTCGAGAACACGAAACAAGTGTTCACGAAGAACGGCGAAAAAATGCTCTTTGCCACCATTGCCGATCTCTCGGGTTCGATCGAGGTTGTCTTTTTCCCCCGAACGCTCACCGAATGCCGCGAGCACCTCGAACCCGAGCGCTGCATCGCGATCAAGGGCCGCATGTCAAACCGCAACGGTACGGTGAGCATGATCGCGGAGGCGGTGAAAGCGCTGTGA
- a CDS encoding ABC transporter ATP-binding protein encodes MTPIIEVEHLIKRYRKATKNAVDDISFSVAEGEFFALLGPNGAGKTTTISVLTTTLAKTSGRVLIAGFDLERDEHAIRRASGVVFQGSCVDLNLTAEENIRFHAFLYGLYPFRPLYALMPRSYRARVHELAELMGITAALFQPMHTFSGGMRRKLELVRSLMHRPKVLFLDEPTAGLDPLSRRALWSYLADIRKRERVTILLTTHYLEEAESADNVAIINDGKIVTYGTPKELTRTLLGDTLIVDAVDRGSLRSALLKFTNRVSETPPFRVALSKDLRAQDVVRSLSVELTLFDIERPTLEDAYLKIIGSDTDAS; translated from the coding sequence ATGACGCCAATCATCGAAGTCGAACACCTTATCAAACGCTACCGGAAAGCCACCAAAAACGCCGTGGATGATATTTCGTTCTCGGTCGCGGAGGGCGAGTTTTTTGCCCTCCTCGGGCCAAACGGGGCGGGGAAGACGACGACGATCTCTGTCCTTACGACGACGCTCGCCAAAACCTCGGGTCGGGTGTTGATTGCGGGCTTTGACCTCGAGCGCGACGAGCACGCGATCCGCCGCGCCTCCGGCGTGGTTTTCCAGGGCTCCTGCGTGGATCTCAACCTCACGGCGGAGGAGAACATCCGTTTCCACGCATTTCTCTACGGGCTCTATCCGTTTCGTCCGCTCTACGCGCTGATGCCGCGCAGCTATCGCGCCCGGGTGCATGAGCTCGCCGAGCTCATGGGAATTACCGCGGCTCTTTTTCAGCCGATGCACACCTTCTCCGGCGGCATGCGTCGCAAGCTCGAGCTCGTACGCTCTCTGATGCACCGCCCCAAGGTGCTCTTTCTCGACGAGCCGACTGCGGGGCTTGATCCCCTAAGCCGCCGCGCGCTCTGGAGCTATCTCGCCGACATCCGCAAGCGCGAGCGCGTCACGATACTTCTCACGACGCACTACCTCGAGGAGGCAGAGAGCGCTGACAACGTCGCGATCATCAACGATGGAAAAATCGTTACGTACGGAACGCCGAAAGAGCTCACGCGCACCCTGCTCGGGGACACGCTTATTGTAGACGCCGTTGACCGCGGCTCTCTCCGTAGCGCGCTTCTAAAATTCACCAACCGCGTGAGCGAAACGCCGCCGTTTCGCGTTGCTTTGAGTAAGGACCTACGTGCGCAAGACGTCGTCCGTTCGCTCTCTGTGGAGCTGACGCTATTCGATATTGAACGGCCGACGCTGGAAGACGCATATCTTAAAATTATTGGGAGCGATACAGATGCGTCATGA
- a CDS encoding ABC transporter permease codes for MLFHFNAIVAIAFRDLTKLFRDRIRLVASFVFPFMFIGVLGGGLNASFGDRLGFQFLPFVFVGVLAQTMFQSSAAGVISLIRDRETDFSKELFVAPISRYGIVLGKIIGESLVSLTQGVGIVAFGLIIGVPITLAALAAMAPVAFISALFGGAFGILVLGNVREQRTTAQLFPFLIFPQFILAGVFNPIKDLPPVAAWLSRITPMTYPVDLMRGVFYSGSTERVFAVSRHPLANITIIVVLFGVFLLLGTWLFVRKERER; via the coding sequence ATGCTATTTCACTTTAATGCTATTGTCGCCATTGCCTTCCGCGACCTCACGAAGCTCTTTCGAGACCGAATCCGTCTCGTGGCTTCATTTGTGTTCCCGTTCATGTTTATCGGGGTCCTTGGTGGCGGGCTCAATGCGAGCTTCGGCGATCGGCTCGGGTTTCAATTTTTGCCGTTTGTGTTTGTTGGCGTTCTCGCGCAGACGATGTTCCAGTCCTCTGCCGCGGGCGTGATCTCTCTCATCCGCGACCGTGAGACAGACTTCAGCAAGGAGCTTTTCGTGGCACCGATTTCTCGCTACGGCATCGTGCTTGGAAAAATCATCGGGGAATCGCTCGTCTCGCTCACGCAGGGAGTGGGTATTGTCGCGTTCGGGCTCATTATCGGTGTGCCGATTACACTCGCCGCGCTCGCCGCGATGGCGCCGGTTGCGTTCATTTCGGCGCTTTTTGGCGGCGCGTTCGGCATACTCGTGCTCGGCAACGTCCGCGAGCAGCGCACAACTGCTCAGCTCTTCCCATTTCTCATCTTCCCGCAGTTCATCCTCGCCGGCGTTTTCAACCCAATCAAGGATCTGCCTCCGGTGGCCGCGTGGCTCTCGCGGATCACGCCGATGACCTACCCCGTTGATCTCATGCGCGGCGTGTTCTACTCGGGCAGTACCGAGAGAGTCTTTGCAGTAAGCAGGCACCCACTCGCAAATATCACAATCATCGTCGTGCTGTTCGGAGTGTTTCTTCTCCTCGGCACGTGGCTTTTTGTCAGGAAGGAGAGAGAACGATGA
- the topA gene encoding type I DNA topoisomerase has product MKLVIVESPAKSKTISKYLGPGYSVKASVGHVRDLPKKNENAVDIAHGFAPHYEIIPEKTKVIADLKAAAKKADEVLLATDPDREGEAIAWHVAEALGLGNSKFQKTSSKQIPNSKFQIPNVKRVVFHEITERAVKEALAHPRDIDERLVRAQEARRVLDRLVGYDLSGLLWKKLRYGLSAGRVQSPALRILVEREREIRAFVPENYWVLTALCATKKGSGMTLVCVEEPKTREEAERILKVGRSGSWIVAEVLETETSRAPRSPFTTSTLQQAASSRLGFSPARTMRTAQQLYEQGHITYMRTDSTTLAEEARSSIGAAVTKKFGERYVTLRQYKTTSKSAQEAHEAIRPTDITRASAGATEEQKRLYALIRARTLASQMAAAELIKTKITARVAVPIEAKDVPAFSAIGSRTKFDGWLAADPASRGEDIELPKVAREEPLTLRSLESEGKQTQPPPRYSEAGLVKELEKRGIGRPSTYASIIKTIQDREYVEKEGRSLKPTAMGDVVSTFLEKNFASYISDTFTSKMEDELDDIARGAREYAKTLADFYTPFSKDVAARQNVPRLTDLGPAPKQFRCPTCGSAMVMKLSRSGTFMSCSRFPECEGARSEHGEEVKPPQETGERCPECGGALVERDGKFGKFVGCGKYPKCKYIKKAASSTQQATSTGVPCPKCGKGEMAERRGKFGLFYGCSNYPACKHAIKAKPTGRICPLCGSLMMEGTKTIPERCSNKECANHRPGGRATGNEQ; this is encoded by the coding sequence ATGAAACTCGTCATCGTCGAATCTCCTGCAAAATCGAAAACGATCAGCAAATACCTGGGGCCGGGCTACAGCGTCAAGGCCTCGGTGGGCCATGTGCGTGATCTGCCGAAGAAGAATGAAAACGCGGTGGACATTGCGCACGGATTCGCGCCGCACTACGAAATCATCCCGGAGAAAACAAAAGTTATCGCCGATCTCAAAGCTGCAGCAAAAAAAGCGGACGAAGTGCTGCTTGCGACCGACCCGGATCGAGAGGGCGAGGCGATCGCGTGGCACGTCGCCGAGGCGCTCGGCCTCGGAAATTCCAAATTCCAAAAAACAAGCTCCAAACAAATTCCAAATTCCAAATTCCAAATTCCAAACGTTAAACGTGTGGTCTTCCACGAAATTACGGAGCGCGCAGTGAAAGAAGCGCTCGCGCATCCGCGAGATATTGACGAGCGGCTCGTCAGGGCGCAGGAGGCGCGCAGAGTCCTCGACCGCCTCGTCGGCTACGACCTCTCGGGCCTACTCTGGAAGAAGCTCCGCTACGGGCTCTCGGCAGGCCGAGTGCAGTCCCCTGCCCTGCGTATTCTCGTCGAGCGCGAGCGAGAGATCCGCGCGTTCGTGCCGGAGAACTACTGGGTGCTCACCGCGCTCTGTGCGACAAAAAAAGGGAGTGGCATGACGCTCGTGTGCGTCGAGGAGCCAAAGACCCGCGAGGAGGCGGAGCGAATACTCAAAGTCGGCCGCAGCGGCAGCTGGATTGTCGCCGAGGTACTCGAGACGGAAACGTCTCGGGCCCCGCGCTCTCCGTTCACGACCTCGACCCTCCAGCAGGCCGCAAGCTCGCGGCTCGGCTTCTCCCCGGCGCGCACCATGCGCACTGCGCAGCAGCTCTATGAGCAGGGGCACATCACCTACATGCGCACCGATTCGACGACGCTCGCAGAGGAAGCCCGGAGCTCAATCGGCGCAGCTGTCACCAAGAAATTCGGCGAGCGGTATGTCACGCTGCGACAGTATAAAACCACGAGCAAAAGCGCGCAGGAAGCGCACGAGGCGATCCGTCCGACGGACATCACGCGCGCATCCGCAGGCGCTACCGAAGAGCAAAAACGCCTCTACGCGCTGATCCGCGCACGTACGCTCGCAAGCCAGATGGCCGCGGCCGAGCTCATCAAGACGAAAATTACGGCGCGCGTCGCAGTACCCATAGAAGCAAAAGACGTTCCCGCATTTTCTGCCATTGGCTCCCGCACAAAATTTGACGGCTGGCTCGCCGCGGACCCGGCCTCGCGCGGCGAGGACATCGAGCTTCCGAAAGTCGCTCGCGAGGAACCACTCACTCTCCGCTCGCTCGAGAGCGAGGGCAAACAAACGCAGCCCCCGCCACGCTACAGCGAAGCGGGGCTCGTGAAGGAACTTGAAAAACGCGGCATCGGCAGGCCTTCGACATACGCCTCCATCATCAAGACGATCCAGGATCGCGAATACGTCGAGAAAGAAGGCCGGTCACTGAAGCCCACCGCGATGGGCGATGTCGTAAGCACGTTCCTCGAGAAAAATTTTGCCTCCTACATAAGCGATACCTTCACCTCGAAGATGGAGGATGAACTCGACGATATCGCGCGCGGAGCGCGCGAGTATGCCAAGACGCTTGCCGATTTCTACACGCCGTTTAGCAAGGACGTCGCGGCAAGACAGAACGTCCCGCGGCTCACGGATCTCGGTCCCGCACCAAAGCAATTTCGCTGCCCGACCTGCGGGAGCGCCATGGTGATGAAGCTCAGCCGCTCCGGCACGTTCATGAGCTGTAGCAGGTTTCCCGAATGCGAAGGCGCGCGGTCGGAGCACGGCGAGGAGGTGAAGCCGCCCCAGGAGACCGGCGAGCGCTGCCCCGAGTGCGGCGGCGCGCTTGTCGAACGCGATGGAAAATTTGGAAAGTTTGTTGGGTGCGGCAAGTATCCGAAGTGCAAGTATATTAAAAAGGCGGCAAGCAGCACGCAGCAAGCGACAAGCACGGGCGTTCCTTGTCCAAAATGCGGCAAGGGCGAGATGGCGGAGCGGCGCGGGAAATTCGGACTCTTCTACGGCTGTTCAAACTACCCCGCGTGCAAACATGCAATCAAAGCAAAACCAACCGGCCGCATCTGCCCCCTCTGCGGCTCACTCATGATGGAGGGGACGAAAACCATTCCTGAGCGCTGCAGTAATAAAGAGTGTGCAAATCACCGGCCGGGCGGACGAGCAACAGGCAACGAGCAATAA